The nucleotide window TTCCAAAAACCTTCTCCTTCAATTATGGCAAATGCATTTTGGTTGTTTTTACTAAAACTAATTAAAGGCTTATTGGTTTTTTGTCCAAAGGCTTTTTGAGAGAGCAATGTTGTGGTAGGTGCCGTGGTCTGGATCGGGATAAATGGACTTAGAAGAGGTGGGAATTCGTCGAGTTTTTTATTCCAAATTTTTGGGATTTCAAATTTCTTAAAATCTTTTTCAAGCGCTGCTTCCGTTTGGCTCGTAATAAAAGTAGTTTGTGCAGGTTTTACAAACTCTGGAGCACTTTTTTGTAAGCTTTGTCTATCTGAGTGTGAGGAAAGCTTTAATAAAAAAGGCTTTTTTAGTTCCAATGTTTTTTGAAAGAGTGGGATCGTATTTTTTTTGAATCCCAAAAAGCTAATAATGTCATATTTTTTAAGATCTATACTTTCAAACTCTTTTGATACAAGATCTGTTTTGAAATCAAGATTTCCTTTTAGAGAATTAATAAGCACCAAGTGATCTGGGTGAATTTCCGACGCCACAAATAGTACTTTAAATGAAGCATCGATTACCTCAATTTGGATGTTTTTAATATTGTTTTTAATATTTTTTTCGCCATCAAGAATTTCTATAGAAACTTGATATTTTTGTTTTCCTTTTTCTTTGGCTTCTATGAAAATTTTTTCGCTAAAGAAATCCTGTTCTTTTTTTGGTTTCCATTTTTTAGAATATATCGTTTTTCCCTTTTGATTTTTTACAGAAATATGAGCTGCTTGCTTTGTGTAATCTTGTATTTTTAGATCAAATTCTAAAGGAAAATCATTGCCCAAAAATGCTAACTGATTTGCAAATAATCTAGAAATGCTTCGGTCTGGGTGTTTGGTAGTATCTCCCATTCCGATAGTGTGAACAGGGAATAAAGGTTTCGGCGAAAGCCATTTTGGATGATATCCTTGGTTGTAAATCCCATCGGAAACGAGAACTACTCCAGCTATTTCGTCTTGATGATAACGCTGATTTAGCTCATTGATAGCATGGGATATGTTTGTGAAGTCGCCGTTTGTTTTTGTAGAATCTTTGGAAATATCTTCTCCAAAAAATAGCGAAACAACTTCTGGGGAAGTAGCCTTATTTCTAAACTTAGTTTTGTTTAGAAACGGCTTCCAGTCAAAAAAGCGGTTCTGAAGTGTAGATTTGGAAATATCTTCCAAAACAATCAGCTTCTTTCTAAACTGTTCTGTTTGTTCCTGTGTTATTTCCCATGGGAAAAGAAGAAGGGTAATAAAATAGAATACGAATGCTCTCAATAAAATTAGAATTGACTTGAGAACTTTTCCCAGCTTTTTCTTCGAGAAAAAGTGATAAAATAAAAAAGATACTAAAAGGGACAATAGAAATATCAATATTCCTGTTGTCCCCAAAAAACTTGTTAAAGCCGTATTCATGCTTTTAGCTTAGTATGAGGATTTTGTTTTTTTTGAAATAGAAATAAAAATGGCAATCAATTCCGAAGCTTCAGAGCTGAATTCATTGAAGTCGTCTTCTGCTATTTGATCAAGATCATACAAAAGTTCTAGCCAATAAATGCAAGTATCTGCATTTTGGATAATATTTTTCAACTTTGTTTGAAAATCACCACTATTTCTACTCTTAAAAGCTAAGCGAGTAATCAATCCTATTTCTGTGGCATGATTCATTAATCGTCTCCAAATATGTTGATCAACTTCATTCGTTTTCAAATTATTCCTACAAAATTCTGTTATTTGTAAGGCATAACGATAGGTCCTGTCTTTTAAATCTCCATTTCTATTATCCATAATTTTTAAATCCGTTTAATTTGAGAGAAAGGTTTTATCCAATAATAAAGCCAAAAGCTCAAGATTACTTTTTAGGTAAGCATTCCACCACAAGTATTGATTACTTGTCCTGTAACATAAGCAGACATATCTGAAGCTAAAAAGACGGCAACATTTGCAACATCTTCAGGTTGTCC belongs to Flavobacteriales bacterium and includes:
- a CDS encoding four helix bundle protein, with amino-acid sequence MDNRNGDLKDRTYRYALQITEFCRNNLKTNEVDQHIWRRLMNHATEIGLITRLAFKSRNSGDFQTKLKNIIQNADTCIYWLELLYDLDQIAEDDFNEFSSEASELIAIFISISKKTKSSY